The Chitinophagaceae bacterium genome includes the window CGTTTTTCTTATGAAAGTGAAAATCAAAATGCTTTTGAATTAGGTGCAGCTTTACGCCATATAAACAGACCCGGAGATTCGTTTTTGAGAAGTGAAAACAAAATAGGGTTAAGGCTGAATAACTATTTACATGCATTGTACAATATTAATGAGGATATAAAATTATATCCATCCCTTTACTTTGCTACACAAAAGAAAGCTTCAGAATGGGTTGGAGGAATGAATGCAGGCTTTAAAGTTGCTCAGGGAAGCCAGTTTGAAGGTGAATTACTTACCGGACTTTGGTATAGGGTTTCAGATGCACTTATTCCTGCAGTTGGTTATGTTTGGGAAGAATGGCAGGCCATTTTAAGTTATGACATAAACGTTTCCGGTTTGAGTAGTTACAGCAATTACAGAGGAGGGATAGAACTCTCATTGTACTATCGAGGCTTTGTGCAGAGAGAAAGTGATATCATAAGGATTCCATGTCCGAGGCTATGAATTATTTTATGCTTTTATTTTGTCTTTTTGAAATCTCTTTAGCGGAGCATTTTTTTCTATATACTCAATGATTTTTGTGGCAATATCAATTCCGGTTGCCTTTTCAATTCCTTCCAGACCGGGAGAAGAGTTTACTTCCATAACCAGTGGTCCGCGGGAAGACTGAAGCATATCAACACCGGCTACTCCAAGACCTAAAGTTTTAACCGCTTTTAGAGCTGTTGATTTTTCTGCTCTGCTTAACTTTATCAATTCAGCTTTTCCGCCTCTGTGCAGATTTGAACGAAAATCACCTTCTTTCCCTTGTCTTTTCATTGCTCCGATAACTTCACCGTCAACCACAAAAGCCCGGATATCTGCTCCACCGGCTTCTTTGATAAATTCTTGTACTATGATGCGGGCTTTTAGACCATGGAAAGCTTCAATTACAGAAACAGCTGCTTTTTTATTCTCTGCCAGGACTACACCTATGCCCTGCGTGCCTTCCAATAGTTTAATAATTAAAGGAGCACCTCCAACTCGCTGGATTAGAGACTCGGTATCTTTGGAGCCAAAAGTAAAAGCTGTTTTCGGCATATCAACCCCGGCTCTTGATAAAACCTGCAGACTCCTTAACTTATCTCGGGAGCGAACCAAAGCCTGAGATTCAACGGCGGTGAAGGTTTTCATCATTTCAAATTGTCGGATTACAGCTGCCCCATAAAATGTAATTGAGGCTCCAATTCTAGGAATTATAGCATCTACATCCAGTACTTCTTTACCGTTAAAATGAACAGCCGGCTGTTTCTTTTGTATCATTAAGTCCAGACTGGTAGGATTATAAACCACAGGCTCATGACCTCTTTCCAGGCAAGCCTCATATAGTCTTTTTGTAGAATAAATTTTTAATCCCCGGGATAGAATAGCTATTTTCATAAACTGTTTGTTTAGCAAAGGCGCAAGTAACATTATACACTTCAAAAAAAACCTATTTTAACGAGTTATTTTAGTTTAACAGGTATTTTTTATTTTTTATTTTTTTAATCTTTAGATTTATTAATTTCAAATTATTAACTTTAAGGCTGAAAATCAAAAGTATATGATACAAAAAATATTTCTCACTACATTGTTTTTATTTACAATTATTAGCCTGAAAAGCCAGGTTACATATGACAGAGTTTATAATTTACTGCAGGCGCAGTGTTCCTCTTGTCATAATAATGTAAATACAGCCCCTTTTTTAGATTTTACCATGTCTAAATCAGATGTGTATAGCTTAATCATCGGAAAAACACCTGTAAATCCTGTTGCTGCAGCAAAAGGTGATGAATTGATATATAGAGGATATCCTGAAAAAAGTTTCTTACTAAGAAAGATAAACAAAAATCTGGGTCCTAATTTGGGACTATCAGCCGGAGAAGGAAGCATGATGCCTAATCCGAACGCTCCTATACCCGATCATGAAGTGGAGATTATCAGGCAATGGATTTTAAATGGAGCTCCACAAAGTGGAAATGTAGTAAATCAATCTGCAATTGAATCATATTATAATGATGGTGGTTTGCAAATAGCAAACATCCCTAATCCTCCGGATCCGTCTGAAGGCTTTCAACTACATTTTGGACCAATATTTCTTGAGCCACTTCAGGAAGTTGAGTTTTTCAAAAAGCATGAACTTTGGAATGATGAGCCTATGGAGGTGAATCGTATAGATGTGTTTATGAACTGGCAATCGCATCACTTTTTATTATACAAATTTAAGGAAGGGCAAGCACCAAATAGCGCCTGGCTCAGACCGGTTAATATGAGTAATGTTCTGAGTTCTGATAAAAATGTTGTGACACAGTGGCAATACTCAAATGATATAAGGTTACCGGAAAAAACTGCTTTTTTCTGGGGAGAAAATACAGCTTTGGATTTTAACTATCATATCTTAAACTATAGTACAGATGAAATTTTGAAGGCCGAAATCTATATGAATGTTTATACACAGCCAAGTGGAACAGCAGAAGTAGAAATGCTTACACAATACAGGCATTATCCGGTTATGCAGTTTATAATACCTCCGGGAGAAACTACATTTAGTGAGCCGATTTACAGCCCTACAAATACTGACACTTCTTATATTTGGAAAATAACTTCACATACACATAAGTTTGGAACGGCCTATAATGTTTTTGCCAGAAACCCTGACGGAACAAGAGGGGATACATTATATAATGGAAATTATGATGTTGATTATGTAGAAGACTTAGGTTTTTATAATTGGGAGCACCCGCCAATCAGATATTTCTCTCCTTTAAAGCCTATTGCTAACAATAATGGATTAATACATGAGGCCACTTTTAATAACTATTCCGGGAATACGGTTACTTTTGGACTTACTACCGATGATGAAATGATGTTATTGATTTATCAATATACAGAAAGTATGCCATCTGAGGATGAAGAGGTCGTTTCTGCTGAATATTTAGAAAAAGACAATTTTGTTACTTTGGAATTCAATCCGGTTAATAATTATATTAGTCTGAATTTTGAAAGAAATTTTGAGACCATGGAAATAGAATTATATAATTCTGCGGGTCAGAGAGTACTGAAAGAATTTCATGCTGAAACCTTCAAAGGCT containing:
- a CDS encoding 30S ribosomal protein S6--L-glutamate ligase; the protein is MKIAILSRGLKIYSTKRLYEACLERGHEPVVYNPTSLDLMIQKKQPAVHFNGKEVLDVDAIIPRIGASITFYGAAVIRQFEMMKTFTAVESQALVRSRDKLRSLQVLSRAGVDMPKTAFTFGSKDTESLIQRVGGAPLIIKLLEGTQGIGVVLAENKKAAVSVIEAFHGLKARIIVQEFIKEAGGADIRAFVVDGEVIGAMKRQGKEGDFRSNLHRGGKAELIKLSRAEKSTALKAVKTLGLGVAGVDMLQSSRGPLVMEVNSSPGLEGIEKATGIDIATKIIEYIEKNAPLKRFQKDKIKA
- a CDS encoding T9SS C-terminal target domain-containing protein — protein: MIQKIFLTTLFLFTIISLKSQVTYDRVYNLLQAQCSSCHNNVNTAPFLDFTMSKSDVYSLIIGKTPVNPVAAAKGDELIYRGYPEKSFLLRKINKNLGPNLGLSAGEGSMMPNPNAPIPDHEVEIIRQWILNGAPQSGNVVNQSAIESYYNDGGLQIANIPNPPDPSEGFQLHFGPIFLEPLQEVEFFKKHELWNDEPMEVNRIDVFMNWQSHHFLLYKFKEGQAPNSAWLRPVNMSNVLSSDKNVVTQWQYSNDIRLPEKTAFFWGENTALDFNYHILNYSTDEILKAEIYMNVYTQPSGTAEVEMLTQYRHYPVMQFIIPPGETTFSEPIYSPTNTDTSYIWKITSHTHKFGTAYNVFARNPDGTRGDTLYNGNYDVDYVEDLGFYNWEHPPIRYFSPLKPIANNNGLIHEATFNNYSGNTVTFGLTTDDEMMLLIYQYTESMPSEDEEVVSAEYLEKDNFVTLEFNPVNNYISLNFERNFETMEIELYNSAGQRVLKEFHAETFKGSNILINLEKFQLPSGKYHLHLSSGNEHSRIPIIKI